From the Kiloniellales bacterium genome, the window CCTTCGGGACGGGGCGCATTTGCGCCGGGGCGGCGTCGCGGAAGGACTTGTGGGGCCCAACCCCACGGCGCCTCCCGCTCCTGGCCCCGGCGCAAATGCGCTCCCGCCAGGAGCGCGCCGTGAATGTCAACAGGCCCTCGAGCAGATCGTGATTGAATGGACTCGCCCGGGGCGATCCATTCAATTGCGTGAATCCGCTCTAAGCGGGACGAGCTTGGCCGAATGGACGGCCGGTTTCGAAATCCCCTGCAAACTTGCGCCGGCTTCCCCTACCATGCGCCGGGCAAAACGAAAGGGGGAGGACCGTCATGCTGTACCTGTTGGACTTCCATGTCGAATATCCGGCCGACATGAGCCAGAAGCAGCTCTTCGAGATCTGGTCGCGCGAAGCCGACGCGGCGATCGGCGCCAAGGAGGCCGGCGTCGTGGTCGACCTCTGGAAGTGCGTCGGCGAGCGGCGGGTGGTCGCCGTGGTCCAGGTCGACTCGCCGGACACCCTCGACCAGATCCTGCTCGACCTGCCGATCATGAAGGAGCACGGCCAGCACGTGGACGTCGAGGTCACGGCGCTTCGGCGCTACGAGGACTTCGCCGCAGACGTGAAGAGCCGGCTGAGCTGAGCGGAAGACGCTATCCGTAAGCCGCGATCGTCGCCCGGGTAGCCTCTGCGGTCCCGGCGTTGCCGCCGAGGTCGGGGGTCAAGACCCCGTCCGATAGTACGCGCTCGACGCTTTCCTCGATCCGCCGGGCGATGTCGGGCCGGGCCAGGCCGTGGTCGAACATCATGGCCAGGCTGAGGATGGTGCCGAGCGGGTTGGCGATGCCCCGGCCGGCGATGTCGGGGGCGCTGCCGTGCACCGGCTCGTATATGCCGGGCTTGCTGCGTGCCCCCGGCTGAGCAAGGCGGGTCAGCGAGGCCGAGGGCAGCATGCCGAGGGAGCCGGCGAAGACTGCTGCCTGGTCGGACAGGATGTCGGCGAAGAGGTTGTCGCCGAGGACCACGTCGAAAGTTCGTGGCTCGCGCATCAGCTGGTAGGCGGCGTGATCCGCGTAGTAGTGCGTCAGCGCGACGTCGGGATAGGCCTCGGCGCCCAGCTCGGTGACGATCCGGCGCCACAGCACCCCGCTCTCCATGACATTGGCCTTGTCGACCGAGGCGAGAACGCCGCGCCGCCGCCCCGCCAGCTCGAAGGCGATCCGGGCGATGCGTTCGATCTCCGGCGCGGTGTAGAGATTGGCGTCGGTGCCGCGCAGAATCCCGTCCGCTCCGCGTTCGATGCCGCGGGGCGTGCCGAAGTAGAGCCCGGCGCAGAGCTCGCGCACCACCATCACGTCGGCGCCGGTCACGACGTCCGGCTTCAGGGGCACCCGGTCGAGGAGGGCGGGGTAGGCGCGCGCCGGGCGCAGGCCGGCGAAGACGTCGAGTTCCTTGCGCAGCCGGGTGAGTCCGTCCTTCTGCTCCGGGCCGCCCTCGATCTCGAGGCCCTCCCACTTCGGCCCGCCGACCGCGCCGACCAGCACCGCATCGGCCCTGCGCGCCTGCTCTACGGTCTCGTCGCGGCAGAAGGTGCCGTACCGGTCCCAGCAGGCGCCGCCCAGCAGGTCCTCTTCGACCTCCAACGGCAGCCCCTCGGTCCGCACCACGTGATCGAGCACTGCGAGCGCCGCGCCGACCACCTCGGGCCCGATGCCGTCGCCGGCTAGAGCCAGGATTTTGATGGTCTCGCTCACGCTCACGTCCTTCGCGCCTCGTCGACTCGACCAGATGATAAGGGAGGTCTCGCCGCAGTACACCGGCGACGGAAGGTATCGAATCTCTTCCCGGGCGGAATAGGGAGCGACGCCGGGCCTTACCTCGGTGGCGGGGCCGTTGAACCCCGCACGACCAGCTCCGCCGGCAGCTCGACATGGAGGACCTTGTCTTCATCTGATCCTGCCTGCAGCAGATAGGCCGCGGTCCGCCGTCCCATCTCCTTGAGCGGCGCATGGATCGTCGTCAGCCCCGGCGGGATCTCCCTGGCCAGATCGAGATCGTCGAAGCCGGTGATCGAGAGATCTTCGGGCACGCGGAGCTTTCTCGCCCGGGCTTCCAGGAGCGCGCCGAGGGCGAGCACATCATTGCCGCAGAGGATAGCGGTCGGCCGCTCCGCCAGATCCATCAGCCGGCCGAGCGCCTGACGGCCCGCCGCGATTGTGTAGGCGCCTTCCAGGAGTCGCCCACGTTTCAAGTCCAATCCCCTTTCCTCGAGGGCATTCCTGACACCGGCGATCCGCTCGCTGGCGCGATCGTTGTTGGCGGCAATACCCGCGATCATGGCGAAGGAGCGGTGCCCAAGATCGTGCAGATAGCCGACGAGCTTGTGCATGGCCCCCCGGTTGTCGAAGCCGATCGTCGGGTGTGCCGAGCCGGGATGGTGGACATAGGTGCTGACGTGGTGAATGCCGCGGCGCTCGAGCAGCCCATAGACGCTTGCTTGCCGCGCCTCGCCGGTGAGCATCAGTCCGTCCACGCCCCGCACGACAAGGTTCTCGATCTGGCCGCGCTCGCGCTCCGGGTCGTAGTCCGAGGCGGCGAGCAGCAGCGTTCTTCCCTGGGCCGAGAGCTCCTTCTGCAGGGTCTGCACCACGGTCGCGAAGATCGCGTTGTCCAGGGTGGGGATGACCGCCCCGATGGTATTGCTACGTTGGGATGCCAAAGCCCGCGCCGCGCCATGCGGCGTGTAGCCGAGCTGATCGACAGCCTCCCGCACGCGCTGTCGCAGCGCGGGACGGACCCTCTCCGGAGCGCTGAAGTAGCGCGATACCGTGGCCGTCGAGACCTCGGCATGTCGCGCTACGTCGTCCAGGTTCGGACGCCCTGTCTCAATTTTCTGTAAGCGCTTGCTTTTGAGTGTCACGAGGTCCGCGCCGGATTGTCTGATACCGCGTTGTCAGTATACAGACCTGCCACTCAGAAATATACAGATTGACAATGCAGTGACTCTGAGCGATTGTGAAAAAAATGTAAGCGCTTACAAAGAGCGACAACAAAACGAGTCTCCGGGAGGCGATCAGACAAATGCCAGGACGCATAGCGCTTTGGGGTGCCGCGGTCCTTTTCGTCATTTTCGCCGGCAACATCGTGATCGGGAAGATCGCCATTCTCGGCGGTGCCACCACGGTGCCGGGTCTGGGCGACGTCGGAGAGTTCCTCGTGCTCTTCGCGGCGGTGGTCCTGTTCATCGCGGCCTGCGTCGACCGGGAGCGCGCGCAAGACCAAAGCCAAAACCAAAACGACTGAGAAACCGAGCAAGGGAGAAAATGCTGTGACGAAACAATTCGGCCGCGACGGCCTCAAGTCCGAAGAGAGACGGCGTTTCTTTGAGATCTCCGCCAAGTACGGCTTCACGGCGGCGGTGGTCGCCGGTGCCGCCGGGACCCTGGCCAGTTCGGAGGCCGCGGCGCAGACCGCGAAGGAAGAAAAGCGGCGGCAGAAGGCGGCCAAGCACAGCATGACCGTGGCCACGGCCTATATCCTCGGAGCCTCGCGCAGCTATCCGATCATGCAGCTCGACTTCAAGGAGAACATCCAGAACGCCACGGGCGGCCAGGTCTACGTCAAGCTGGCGCCGGGTGGGCAGCTCGGGGCCGGGGGCGCCCTCGCTCAGAAGGTGCAGAACGGCACGGTGCAGGCGGCCCAGCACTCGCTGTCCAACTTCGCGCCCTTCGCGCCGGTGGTCGACCTGATCAACCTGCCGTACTTCTGCGGCGCCAATCAGAAATTTGTCAATCTGGTCAACTCAGAGGCCTGGAAAGCTGAAGTCGATCCTCAGGTCGAATCCAAGGGCTTCAAGCCGCTCTGGTACGTGGTGATCGACCCGCGCGTGGTCGCGGTGCGCAAGGGCGGCAAGGGGCCGGTCAAGACGCCGGCCGATCTCTCCGGGATCAAGTTCCGCGTGCCTGGTTCCAAGATGCTGCAGCAGTACTACCGCATGATCGGCGCGAACCCGACGCCGGTCGCCTGGGGCGAGACCCCCTCGGCGATCAAGCAGGGCGTGGCAGACGCGCTCGACCCGGCGGTCGGCGCGCTCCATGTCTTCGGTTTCAAGGACGTCCTTTCCTGGGTCACCTTCTCCCAGGCCGTGCCGGACAGCCAGGTCTATTCCTGCAATCTCGAATGGTTCAATGGGCTGCCGAGCGACGTGCAGGATGGCATCGTCTTCGCCTCGGACATCACGGCGCAGCAGAACCTCGCCAAGGTTCCGGCGGCGCGCAACTATGCGATGGCCGAGATGGGGGCCGCCGGCGTGCAATTCTATTCGCCGACCGCCAGCGAGCTCGAGGAATGGGTCAAGGCGGGCGGCTATCAGCGTTCCGAATGGGACGGTTTCAAGAAAGAGCTCGCCGGCTCGCTTGCCACCTTCGGCAAGCTCGAGGAGGCGGCCAACACCCAGAGCCGTCTTTACGTTCACGACGCCTGATCGCCTTAGGCGGGGAGGGCGGAGCGCCGCCCTCCCTTCAATCTCAAGTGCGACCGATGCACATCCGCGGCCCCCTCGCGGCGGCCGCGGGAAAGCTGGGGGGCGAGCAGGATGAGCAAGCCGGATTCACTTTGGAAACGCCTGGACGAGAACGCGGAGCGCTGGCTGCTGCTGGGGTTCTACGCCATGATCGTCGCGACCATCGTCGTCGAGGTCGTGCGCCGCTTCGTTCTCTCCTATTCCTCGATCTGGGGCGAGGAGATCGCCCGCTACGCCTTCATCTACCTTGCCTGGGTCGGCGCCTCGGCGGCGGTCAAGGACCGGGCCCATATCCGCATCGACGTTCTGCTGCACTACCTCTCGCGCCGGGCCAAGGCGGCGGTCTATCTCTTCGGCGATTTCTGCATGTTGGGACTGGCGCTGCTGGCGCTCTACACCGCGATCGAGTCCCTGGAGATCTCCATTAAGTTCGGCTCGGTCACCCACGGCCTGCGGATCAGCCTCGCGTGGTTTCTCGCGGCCGTGCCGCTCGGCTTCTCCCTGATGATCTATCGCCTAAGCCAGTCGATCTGGCGCGATTTCGGCGACCTTCGCGGCGGCCGGTCCGTCTTCGAAGGCAAGAAGATGTTCGATTAGGGCCTGTTGACATTCACGGCGCGCTCCTGGTCCGAGTGAAATCGGCCTGCTGTTAGGCGCGAGGAGGAAGGACATGCGGAGCATATTCGACGACAAGCAACGCGGCAGCGGGCCGATTTCGCCGGATCCCTTCGGGACGGGGCGTGTTTGCGCCGGGGCGGCGTCGCGGAAGGCCTTGTGGGGCCCAACCCCACGGCGCCTCCCGCTCCTGGCTCCGGCGCAAATGCGCTCCCGCCAGGGGCGCGCCGTGAGTGCCAACAGGCCCTAGGGAGGCGACGGCATGCTCTGGCAAACAATGCAGGAACAGACCGTCGATCTCGGCTGGGAGTTCTACGGGCCGGTTCTCCTGATCGTCGGGCTGATCGCCCTGGCGGTGCCGGTCTGGGCGGCACTGGGTATCGGCGCGGTCGTCATGCTGGTCACGACTGACGTGCTGCCGATTTCCCTGCTGGGCGAATCGCTGTTCGACGGCATCGATCACTTCGCGCTCATCGCCGTTCCGCTGTTTATCCTGACCGGTGACGTCCTGGTCCGCACAGGACTGTCCAACAAGCTGCTCGACGTGGCTGATGCGACCACCGGCGGGTTCCGCGCCGGTTTGGGCACGGCGACGGTGCTCGGCTGCGGATTCTTCGCCTGCATTTCGGGCTCCGATGCGGCTGGCGCCGCTGCGGTCGGGCGCATGACTATCCACAAGCTGGTCGACAAAGGCTATCCCCGACCCTACGCCTGCGCCTTGGTCGCCTCGGGAGCCTGCACCGGCATCCTGATCCCGCCGTCGATCGCCTACATCATCATCGGCCTGATCCTGGGCATCTCGGCGTCGACCCTCTTTCTCGCGGCGGCGATTCCCGGCGTCATGATCATGCTTTCGATCATGATCTCCAACGCCGTGATGAACCGGATCTACGGTTTCGAGGGCGAGAAGGCCGGCTTCTCGTTCGAGCGTTGGCGCAAGACCGTTTGGGACGGCCGCTATGCCCTGCTGGTTCCGATCATCATCCTGGGCGGCATCTACACCGGCATCTTCACGCCGACCGAGGCAGCCGCGGTGGCGGTCGGCACGACAATCGTCATCGGGTTGCTCCAGGGCACGCTGACCCTGGCCGACTTTCCCAAGATGCTGGTCAGCTCGGCCAAGGTGAACGGCGTCATCCTGCCGATCATCGCCATGTCGCTGCCGCTCGCGCAGGCTCTGGCGGCGCTCAACGTGCCCCAGGGCGTGGTCTTCGCGGTCACCGAGCTTACCGAGGATCCCTACGTGATCATCCTGCTGATGATCGGGATCCTGATCGCGGCCGGCTGCGTCATGGAGACGACGCCGAACATCGTGGTCCTGGCACCGATCCTGCTGCCGCTGGCGCAGGAGATCGGCATGAACGAGATCCAGTTCTGCATCATGATGATCACCGCCCTCGGTGTCGGCTTCATCACGCCTCCGCTGGGCCTAAATCTTTTCGTGATCTCGGGTATCACTGGGGAATCGGTCCTGAAGATCGCGGCCAGGACGGGTCCCTATGTGATCGGCATGCTGGTCGTCGTGCTCCTGATCGCCTACGTGCCCGCGATTTCCACCGTTTTCCTGCCTGATATCTACTGACACATGGAGGGTGAAAGACCGTGGCTGTCCGCTACTTGAAGAAGGCCGAGAAGACCGCCGCGACCGGCGAACAGGACGTGCGCGAGACCGTCGCCCGCATGCTCGACGAGATCGAGGCCGGCGGCGAAGAGAAGGCGCGGGAATACAGCCGCAAGTTCGACGATTGGCAGGGCGAGATCCTGGTCTCGCAGGCCGAGCGTGAGGCGGCCGCCGGCCGGCTGTCCGAGCGGGTCAAGGCGGACATCGCCTTCGCCCACGAGAGGGTGCACCGCTTCGCCGAAGCCCAGCTGGCCAGCCTGACACCGGTCGAGACCGAGATCTCGCCTGGCCTGATCGCCGGCCAGCGCCTGGTGCCCATGGCCGCCGCCGGCTGCTACGTGCCGGGCGGGCGCTACGCCCACGTCGCATCGGCCATCATGAGCGCCACCACCGCCAAGGTCGCCGGGGTCAAGCGGGTCATCGCCTGCTCGCCGCCGCGCGACGCCCAGGGCATCGATCCGGCGATCGTCTTCGCGCTCGACCTCTGCGGCGCCGACGACATCCTCTGCCTGGGCGGCGTGCAGGGCGTGGCGGCCCTCGCGTTCGGCCTCTTCACCGGCACCGAGGCCGATATCCTGGTCGGCCCGGGCAACCAGTACGTCGCCGAAGCCAAGCGCATCCTCTACGGCCGGGTCGGCATCGACATGTTCGCGGGCCCCACGGAGATCGCGATCATCGCCGACGAGACCGCCGACCCCGACGTGGTCGCCTGCGACTTGGTGAGCCAGGCGGAGCATGGCTACAACTCGCCGGCCTGGCTGATCGCTACCTCGCCCGCGCTGGCCGAGGAGGCCATGGCCCTGGTGCCCAAGCACATCGCGCTATTGCCCGAGCTCAACCGCAAGAACGCAGAGGCCGCCTGGCGCGACTACGGCGAGGTCGTGGTGGTGGACAGCCGGGAAGAGGCGGTCAGGGTCTCGGACGACTACGCGGCCGAGCACCTGGAAGTCCATGCAGCGGACCTGGACTGGTGGCTGGACAATCTCGCCAACTACGGCTCGCTCTTCCTCGGCGAGGAGACCACGGTCGCCTTCGGCGATAAGACCTCGGGCCCGAACCACATCCTGC encodes:
- a CDS encoding muconolactone Delta-isomerase family protein; translation: MLYLLDFHVEYPADMSQKQLFEIWSREADAAIGAKEAGVVVDLWKCVGERRVVAVVQVDSPDTLDQILLDLPIMKEHGQHVDVEVTALRRYEDFAADVKSRLS
- the leuB gene encoding 3-isopropylmalate dehydrogenase, which codes for MSETIKILALAGDGIGPEVVGAALAVLDHVVRTEGLPLEVEEDLLGGACWDRYGTFCRDETVEQARRADAVLVGAVGGPKWEGLEIEGGPEQKDGLTRLRKELDVFAGLRPARAYPALLDRVPLKPDVVTGADVMVVRELCAGLYFGTPRGIERGADGILRGTDANLYTAPEIERIARIAFELAGRRRGVLASVDKANVMESGVLWRRIVTELGAEAYPDVALTHYYADHAAYQLMREPRTFDVVLGDNLFADILSDQAAVFAGSLGMLPSASLTRLAQPGARSKPGIYEPVHGSAPDIAGRGIANPLGTILSLAMMFDHGLARPDIARRIEESVERVLSDGVLTPDLGGNAGTAEATRATIAAYG
- a CDS encoding LacI family DNA-binding transcriptional regulator, producing the protein MTLKSKRLQKIETGRPNLDDVARHAEVSTATVSRYFSAPERVRPALRQRVREAVDQLGYTPHGAARALASQRSNTIGAVIPTLDNAIFATVVQTLQKELSAQGRTLLLAASDYDPERERGQIENLVVRGVDGLMLTGEARQASVYGLLERRGIHHVSTYVHHPGSAHPTIGFDNRGAMHKLVGYLHDLGHRSFAMIAGIAANNDRASERIAGVRNALEERGLDLKRGRLLEGAYTIAAGRQALGRLMDLAERPTAILCGNDVLALGALLEARARKLRVPEDLSITGFDDLDLAREIPPGLTTIHAPLKEMGRRTAAYLLQAGSDEDKVLHVELPAELVVRGSTAPPPR
- a CDS encoding TRAP transporter substrate-binding protein yields the protein MTKQFGRDGLKSEERRRFFEISAKYGFTAAVVAGAAGTLASSEAAAQTAKEEKRRQKAAKHSMTVATAYILGASRSYPIMQLDFKENIQNATGGQVYVKLAPGGQLGAGGALAQKVQNGTVQAAQHSLSNFAPFAPVVDLINLPYFCGANQKFVNLVNSEAWKAEVDPQVESKGFKPLWYVVIDPRVVAVRKGGKGPVKTPADLSGIKFRVPGSKMLQQYYRMIGANPTPVAWGETPSAIKQGVADALDPAVGALHVFGFKDVLSWVTFSQAVPDSQVYSCNLEWFNGLPSDVQDGIVFASDITAQQNLAKVPAARNYAMAEMGAAGVQFYSPTASELEEWVKAGGYQRSEWDGFKKELAGSLATFGKLEEAANTQSRLYVHDA
- a CDS encoding TRAP transporter small permease — encoded protein: MSKPDSLWKRLDENAERWLLLGFYAMIVATIVVEVVRRFVLSYSSIWGEEIARYAFIYLAWVGASAAVKDRAHIRIDVLLHYLSRRAKAAVYLFGDFCMLGLALLALYTAIESLEISIKFGSVTHGLRISLAWFLAAVPLGFSLMIYRLSQSIWRDFGDLRGGRSVFEGKKMFD
- a CDS encoding TRAP transporter large permease, with amino-acid sequence MLWQTMQEQTVDLGWEFYGPVLLIVGLIALAVPVWAALGIGAVVMLVTTDVLPISLLGESLFDGIDHFALIAVPLFILTGDVLVRTGLSNKLLDVADATTGGFRAGLGTATVLGCGFFACISGSDAAGAAAVGRMTIHKLVDKGYPRPYACALVASGACTGILIPPSIAYIIIGLILGISASTLFLAAAIPGVMIMLSIMISNAVMNRIYGFEGEKAGFSFERWRKTVWDGRYALLVPIIILGGIYTGIFTPTEAAAVAVGTTIVIGLLQGTLTLADFPKMLVSSAKVNGVILPIIAMSLPLAQALAALNVPQGVVFAVTELTEDPYVIILLMIGILIAAGCVMETTPNIVVLAPILLPLAQEIGMNEIQFCIMMITALGVGFITPPLGLNLFVISGITGESVLKIAARTGPYVIGMLVVVLLIAYVPAISTVFLPDIY
- the hisD gene encoding histidinol dehydrogenase, whose translation is MAVRYLKKAEKTAATGEQDVRETVARMLDEIEAGGEEKAREYSRKFDDWQGEILVSQAEREAAAGRLSERVKADIAFAHERVHRFAEAQLASLTPVETEISPGLIAGQRLVPMAAAGCYVPGGRYAHVASAIMSATTAKVAGVKRVIACSPPRDAQGIDPAIVFALDLCGADDILCLGGVQGVAALAFGLFTGTEADILVGPGNQYVAEAKRILYGRVGIDMFAGPTEIAIIADETADPDVVACDLVSQAEHGYNSPAWLIATSPALAEEAMALVPKHIALLPELNRKNAEAAWRDYGEVVVVDSREEAVRVSDDYAAEHLEVHAADLDWWLDNLANYGSLFLGEETTVAFGDKTSGPNHILPTKGAARYSGGLSVHKFIKILTWQRMNREANRDIAAVTARISRLEGMVGHARSGDIRLEKYFPGEQFELEA